A window from Dendrosporobacter quercicolus encodes these proteins:
- the iolN gene encoding 3-dehydro-scyllo-inosose hydrolase, translating into MGKWQIPAKGGNMEADNGIYFQNMTNREVAERLKKNDVILIPVGSTENHGPNSPYGEDTYLDTRLCEQVAKATGCTVAQPIWYGSHPYHHLGMPGTIMIPEETLADYLCYVFAGFWNTGFRKMIVVNGHGQDYVIPLAIHKFGKKFQVPGIILYVHFWNCAKEQLDIKENGGPYNTPFIHADEVEQSWSLALFPELCKQEYAVATKPAPMLPPGHINNSAERGVGPIKWYNAFGSVGMECICTPEGIIGDPTQADAEKARQGVERTLDYLEKLVNDILEKYPAGELPPIDKVTQRKREDIEAVIKGPVNGGRHIYTLTY; encoded by the coding sequence ATGGGAAAATGGCAGATTCCGGCCAAAGGCGGCAATATGGAAGCAGACAATGGCATTTATTTTCAAAATATGACGAACCGGGAGGTGGCGGAACGGCTTAAAAAGAATGACGTCATTTTAATACCGGTCGGCTCTACGGAAAACCACGGGCCGAATTCCCCTTACGGCGAAGACACCTATCTTGACACCCGGCTTTGTGAACAAGTAGCGAAAGCAACCGGTTGTACGGTGGCGCAGCCGATATGGTACGGATCACATCCTTATCATCATCTGGGCATGCCCGGCACCATCATGATACCGGAAGAAACGCTGGCTGATTATCTTTGTTATGTGTTTGCCGGATTTTGGAATACCGGTTTCCGGAAAATGATTGTCGTGAACGGACACGGGCAGGATTATGTTATACCCCTGGCAATTCATAAATTTGGCAAAAAATTTCAGGTTCCCGGTATTATTTTGTATGTTCATTTCTGGAATTGCGCCAAAGAACAGCTTGATATCAAGGAAAATGGCGGCCCTTACAATACGCCGTTTATTCACGCTGATGAAGTGGAACAATCCTGGTCGCTGGCTTTGTTCCCCGAGCTTTGCAAGCAGGAATATGCGGTTGCAACCAAACCCGCGCCAATGCTGCCGCCAGGACACATTAACAACTCGGCTGAGCGCGGTGTAGGTCCGATTAAGTGGTACAATGCGTTTGGTTCGGTAGGCATGGAGTGTATCTGCACCCCTGAAGGCATCATTGGCGATCCTACCCAGGCCGATGCCGAAAAGGCGCGCCAGGGCGTGGAAAGGACTTTAGACTATTTGGAAAAACTGGTCAATGATATTTTAGAAAAGTATCCGGCCGGCGAGCTTCCGCCGATTGACAAAGTGACTCAGCGCAAACGCGAGGATATTGAGGCAGTCATTAAAGGGCCGGTGAATGGCGGCCGTCACATTTATACCCTGACCTATTAA
- a CDS encoding sulfite exporter TauE/SafE family protein gives MLSFALASYIFAVQMVSFMIKGLVGFGNPLLSTPLMAMYLNNHVITPANLLLDMPVNAWIVWKNRKNFSLKKTLPVLLLVMLGVIPGTLFLKMGSPWVIKAVLGIFIIGLGLEMITRKRDSQLKPNPWLQIVISFSSGIMAGLFGINMLFLAYFERTSSDRNEFRSNVCFVFLFENIFRTIVYTATGVFQPIVFQLFALSIPAAVIGVIAGNKIDRRLEGKTVNHLVIIVFILGGISILLKALIFKN, from the coding sequence GTGCTGTCGTTTGCCCTTGCAAGCTATATTTTTGCGGTACAAATGGTGTCTTTTATGATTAAAGGGCTGGTTGGTTTTGGCAATCCTCTTCTTTCGACTCCGCTTATGGCGATGTATTTGAATAATCATGTCATTACCCCGGCCAACCTTTTATTGGATATGCCGGTGAATGCCTGGATTGTATGGAAAAACCGCAAGAATTTTTCCCTGAAGAAAACCTTGCCTGTCCTGCTGCTGGTCATGCTTGGCGTTATTCCCGGCACACTGTTTTTAAAAATGGGGTCTCCTTGGGTAATCAAGGCTGTTTTAGGTATATTTATCATTGGACTTGGTCTGGAAATGATCACTAGAAAACGCGACAGTCAGCTGAAACCTAATCCCTGGTTACAGATCGTCATATCTTTTTCTTCAGGAATCATGGCAGGTTTATTCGGCATCAACATGTTGTTTCTGGCCTATTTTGAACGGACTTCCAGTGACCGCAATGAGTTTCGCAGTAATGTATGTTTTGTATTTTTATTCGAAAATATATTTCGCACCATTGTCTATACAGCTACAGGCGTATTCCAGCCGATCGTCTTTCAGCTATTTGCCTTATCCATACCGGCCGCAGTCATAGGCGTGATTGCGGGGAACAAAATTGACCGGAGGCTTGAGGGAAAAACAGTGAATCATTTGGTGATTATCGTCTTTATTTTGGGCGGAATCAGCATTTTATTAAAAGCGCTCATTTTTAAGAACTGA
- a CDS encoding class II fructose-bisphosphate aldolase — protein MALVNMTEMLEKAEKGNYAVGSFSVLNMEMILGTVKAAEELKAPIILQIAEGRLGYAPLALMAPMMLSAARAASVPVAVHLDHGLRVPTIQYALDLGFTSVMFDGSKVTLQENIETTQKIIQLARKYGASAEAEIGKVGGSEDGSEDLELMATPVEDAKRFYEETKVDALAVAIGNAHGVYKSAPQLQFDRLAKLDEVVGTALVLHGGSGITVEDFRKCIDLGIRKINVMTAALNRIADETKILAKEKPGFNYFDYTQCAVNAVYQNTKEHILAFRSENRA, from the coding sequence ATGGCACTTGTAAATATGACGGAAATGCTGGAAAAGGCAGAGAAAGGAAATTATGCGGTAGGTTCCTTTAGTGTTTTAAATATGGAAATGATTCTGGGAACGGTTAAGGCGGCTGAAGAACTAAAGGCGCCGATTATTCTGCAAATCGCCGAGGGCAGGCTGGGCTACGCGCCGCTGGCTTTAATGGCGCCGATGATGCTGAGCGCGGCGCGGGCGGCAAGCGTACCTGTTGCCGTGCATTTAGATCATGGGTTAAGGGTGCCGACCATTCAGTATGCTCTGGATCTCGGATTTACTTCGGTAATGTTTGATGGTTCGAAAGTAACTTTGCAGGAAAATATTGAGACAACCCAAAAGATAATTCAGCTTGCCCGGAAATATGGCGCTAGCGCTGAGGCGGAAATTGGAAAAGTGGGCGGCAGCGAGGATGGCTCGGAAGATTTGGAATTAATGGCGACTCCGGTTGAAGATGCAAAGCGTTTTTATGAAGAAACAAAGGTAGATGCCCTGGCTGTGGCAATCGGGAATGCCCATGGCGTGTATAAAAGTGCGCCGCAATTGCAGTTTGACCGCTTGGCAAAATTAGATGAAGTTGTTGGAACCGCGTTGGTTTTGCATGGCGGCTCAGGGATTACGGTTGAGGATTTCCGGAAATGCATTGATCTGGGAATTCGAAAAATTAATGTGATGACGGCGGCGCTTAACCGGATTGCTGACGAAACCAAAATCCTGGCAAAGGAAAAACCAGGGTTCAATTATTTCGATTACACGCAGTGTGCCGTAAATGCCGTGTATCAAAACACAAAAGAACACATTCTTGCTTTTAGAAGTGAAAATAGAGCGTAA
- the iolM gene encoding scyllo-inosose 3-dehydrogenase produces MRAFYVQADWSPKDGYQLSERELSTQRALRGNSIWKNIRGSVVDRPIPEYDEDQVLLKVGAAGICGTDAHLLRRDENGYSKYDGHCKYPIITGHEFAGEIVEVGKKVKKLKVGDLVSVESMHWCGECDACRRGMFNQCKDLEEPGLTYDGGFAEYAVVKAKYCYLLNDIVNFYGDKMTAFELGAMIEPTGVAYNGLFVRGGGIRPGGHVVVFGAGPIGLAAISLMKTAGAAKLICFESVPERVELAKQCGADAVYNPMDFKSADEQAQLLMELTDGVGISLFAECAGATKFTYPVMGKSLAIGGKTVQIGHTIGLTPVDIFNWQWNAATISGSNGQSGQGIYPDVIALMAAGRIDMRKMVTGRYHLEDIEAGMQITAGKVLVSTAYKKHG; encoded by the coding sequence ATGAGGGCGTTTTATGTCCAAGCAGACTGGAGCCCGAAAGACGGGTATCAGCTGTCCGAACGAGAGTTGAGCACGCAACGTGCTTTGCGGGGGAATTCGATTTGGAAAAACATTAGAGGTTCGGTTGTCGACCGGCCTATACCGGAATATGACGAGGATCAGGTTTTGCTTAAAGTCGGGGCGGCAGGCATTTGCGGTACCGATGCCCATCTTTTGCGCCGGGATGAGAACGGCTATTCCAAATATGACGGTCATTGCAAGTACCCGATTATTACCGGACATGAGTTTGCCGGGGAAATTGTTGAGGTTGGTAAAAAGGTAAAAAAATTAAAAGTCGGCGATCTGGTCAGCGTGGAATCCATGCATTGGTGTGGTGAATGCGATGCCTGCCGCCGGGGGATGTTCAATCAATGCAAGGATTTGGAAGAGCCTGGCCTTACTTATGATGGGGGATTTGCCGAATATGCCGTGGTTAAAGCGAAATATTGTTACCTGCTCAATGACATCGTCAATTTTTATGGTGATAAGATGACTGCATTTGAGCTGGGCGCAATGATTGAGCCTACCGGCGTTGCTTACAACGGATTATTTGTTCGCGGCGGCGGGATCAGACCAGGCGGGCATGTTGTCGTCTTTGGCGCAGGACCGATTGGACTTGCGGCAATATCGCTGATGAAAACAGCAGGAGCGGCCAAGTTAATTTGTTTTGAAAGTGTGCCGGAACGGGTCGAACTGGCCAAACAGTGCGGCGCTGATGCCGTCTACAATCCTATGGATTTTAAATCGGCGGATGAGCAGGCGCAATTATTAATGGAGCTTACTGACGGGGTGGGAATTTCATTGTTTGCCGAATGCGCGGGGGCGACGAAGTTTACCTATCCGGTGATGGGCAAGTCACTGGCCATCGGCGGTAAAACCGTGCAGATTGGGCACACCATTGGTCTTACACCGGTAGATATTTTTAACTGGCAATGGAATGCGGCGACCATCAGCGGCTCAAACGGGCAGTCAGGCCAGGGGATCTATCCGGATGTTATTGCCTTGATGGCGGCGGGGCGCATTGATATGAGAAAAATGGTTACAGGGCGTTACCACCTGGAAGATATTGAAGCAGGAATGCAGATTACGGCCGGCAAGGTTCTGGTTTCAACTGCGTATAAAAAACACGGTTGA
- a CDS encoding zinc-dependent alcohol dehydrogenase, translating into MKNRPVKCKAAFMYGPKDLRIEELELPSLKPNQVLIKLKACGICGSDVECYEGESAEGRYDIAPYVPGHEWAGQAVEIGSAVTSVKVGNKVVGDCVLPCNDCANCKDGKMPSACLNMRELGFRPDSPGGWGEYMILEEQYTHVIPDDWDYELGAWVETFNVGYWGVWGNGCSPDASDDIAIIGAGPIGMCAAMVCATSGANVIAIDPLEKRRNNILNYGASHVVDPTACNVEEALKELTGGRGPSVVIECSGNDIGIASLFDIAGHSARVGVVGHSIGRKVPVEIGKTIWKTLRLSGSGGTNKWFPRTIRFMSRIKDKYDFAALNSHHYDFFDLDKAMDLACHHKDIARKVMLTFKD; encoded by the coding sequence ATGAAAAATCGTCCAGTAAAATGTAAAGCAGCCTTTATGTATGGTCCTAAGGATTTGAGAATTGAAGAACTGGAGCTGCCGTCATTAAAGCCTAATCAGGTGCTGATTAAACTTAAAGCCTGCGGAATATGCGGTTCTGATGTCGAATGCTATGAAGGGGAATCCGCTGAAGGGCGTTACGATATAGCGCCTTATGTGCCCGGTCATGAATGGGCCGGACAGGCTGTTGAAATCGGCAGCGCGGTTACCTCGGTAAAGGTCGGAAATAAGGTTGTTGGCGATTGTGTGCTGCCTTGCAATGATTGCGCAAACTGCAAGGACGGCAAAATGCCGTCCGCCTGCCTGAATATGCGGGAACTTGGATTTCGTCCGGACTCACCCGGCGGCTGGGGCGAATATATGATTCTGGAAGAACAATACACCCATGTCATTCCTGATGACTGGGATTATGAACTGGGCGCCTGGGTGGAGACCTTCAATGTGGGATACTGGGGCGTGTGGGGCAACGGTTGCAGCCCTGACGCTTCCGACGATATCGCCATCATCGGGGCGGGCCCCATCGGTATGTGCGCGGCAATGGTTTGTGCGACTTCCGGCGCGAATGTCATTGCCATTGATCCTCTGGAAAAGAGGCGCAACAATATCTTAAATTATGGCGCCAGCCATGTGGTTGATCCGACCGCCTGCAATGTGGAGGAAGCGTTAAAAGAGTTAACCGGCGGGCGTGGTCCGTCAGTCGTTATTGAGTGTTCGGGAAATGATATTGGCATTGCCTCGCTCTTCGACATTGCCGGTCATTCCGCCCGTGTCGGTGTGGTAGGTCATTCTATTGGACGTAAGGTTCCGGTGGAAATCGGGAAAACCATCTGGAAAACACTCCGCCTGTCCGGCTCAGGCGGAACCAATAAGTGGTTTCCGAGAACCATTCGTTTTATGTCCCGGATTAAAGATAAATATGATTTCGCGGCGTTGAACTCGCATCATTACGATTTCTTTGATTTGGATAAAGCCATGGATCTTGCCTGCCATCATAAAGACATTGCCCGTAAAGTTATGTTAACTTTTAAGGATTAA
- a CDS encoding sugar phosphate isomerase/epimerase family protein gives MVSKQWKLAVSSADEAPNTAPILLKGDICSNLRTASSLGFDAIEVHTREDADLDYRAIEQTAQACGARVCMVITGRLNTEGRCNLIDDAPYIVSAAMHGMKQYIDMAQKLRADIVVGWVKGNIPPGGKRAKYMDRLAGNLRELANYGAERGVKLNLEVINRYEVNIFTTADETMAFLEHYQIDNCYVHLDTFHMGIDECDPCAAIRRCKGKLGYVHLADNSRRYPGSGQFSFQNIIKCIEEIGYEGYLSVECLPEPDGITAAERAAGFLKSLFKEMT, from the coding sequence ATGGTGTCAAAGCAGTGGAAACTTGCGGTATCTTCCGCCGATGAAGCGCCAAATACTGCGCCAATTTTACTGAAAGGCGATATCTGCAGCAATTTGCGGACCGCGTCCAGTCTTGGTTTTGATGCGATTGAAGTGCATACCAGAGAAGATGCGGACTTGGATTACAGGGCAATTGAGCAAACGGCCCAGGCGTGTGGCGCAAGAGTCTGTATGGTGATTACAGGCCGCTTAAATACGGAAGGGCGTTGTAATTTAATTGATGATGCGCCTTATATTGTCAGTGCCGCAATGCATGGCATGAAACAATACATTGATATGGCCCAAAAACTCCGGGCGGATATTGTGGTTGGCTGGGTGAAAGGCAATATTCCGCCAGGCGGCAAACGGGCAAAATATATGGACAGACTGGCCGGAAATTTAAGGGAGCTTGCCAATTACGGGGCGGAGCGGGGCGTCAAGCTGAATCTTGAAGTCATTAACCGTTATGAAGTGAATATATTCACCACAGCCGACGAAACAATGGCATTTTTAGAACACTATCAAATTGACAATTGCTATGTGCATCTGGATACCTTTCACATGGGAATTGATGAATGCGATCCGTGTGCGGCGATTCGCAGATGCAAGGGAAAACTGGGGTATGTGCATCTTGCGGATAATTCCCGCCGGTATCCAGGAAGCGGTCAGTTCAGTTTTCAGAATATTATAAAATGCATTGAAGAAATTGGCTATGAAGGATATTTGTCTGTGGAGTGCTTGCCGGAACCGGATGGAATAACTGCAGCAGAGAGAGCGGCGGGTTTTTTAAAAAGCTTATTTAAAGAAATGACTTGA
- a CDS encoding sugar phosphate isomerase/epimerase family protein, whose protein sequence is MAVKLGMNEATCKENSTLEQDLMLCEKYHYSYIEIRLDMLKDYLQRHSIAELQSFFAASNVKPYAFNSIEDINFRTEEQWAKVVELFTFACEAGQKIGNPYIVVVPTMDDAMINKTEQEIFEDSVKVLRKLSDIAAPYDMKLAFEPIGNPRWCVRNLRQCMAIIDAVDRQNVGVAIDAFNLFLYDKLQDMAAIDLVPAEKIFVYHIDDSENLPLAELDHCHRLFPGDGVIPLAEITQRLHKKGYEGVASVELFRPEYWAMDPDDVFRLAAEKTRKFL, encoded by the coding sequence ATGGCTGTGAAACTTGGTATGAATGAAGCTACATGCAAAGAGAATTCCACACTGGAGCAAGACCTGATGCTTTGTGAAAAGTATCATTATAGCTATATCGAAATCCGGCTGGATATGCTGAAAGACTATTTGCAGCGACACTCCATAGCAGAACTGCAGAGCTTTTTTGCTGCAAGCAATGTCAAACCTTATGCGTTTAACTCTATCGAGGATATTAATTTTCGTACGGAAGAACAATGGGCAAAGGTCGTTGAGCTATTTACTTTTGCCTGTGAGGCAGGGCAAAAAATTGGCAATCCCTACATTGTTGTTGTTCCCACAATGGACGATGCCATGATTAACAAGACGGAACAGGAAATATTTGAAGACAGTGTAAAAGTTTTGCGTAAGTTGTCCGATATTGCGGCCCCGTACGATATGAAGCTGGCTTTTGAACCAATCGGAAATCCACGCTGGTGCGTACGGAACCTGAGGCAGTGCATGGCTATTATTGATGCTGTAGACCGTCAGAATGTCGGGGTGGCAATAGATGCCTTCAATCTTTTTCTCTATGATAAACTGCAGGATATGGCAGCCATCGATCTGGTTCCGGCGGAAAAAATATTTGTTTATCATATTGATGACAGCGAAAATCTGCCGCTGGCAGAGCTGGATCATTGCCACAGGCTGTTTCCCGGCGACGGGGTTATCCCATTGGCGGAAATTACCCAAAGACTTCATAAAAAGGGGTATGAGGGTGTTGCGTCAGTAGAGCTTTTCCGGCCGGAATACTGGGCTATGGACCCGGACGATGTTTTTCGGCTGGCAGCGGAGAAGACGCGCAAATTTCTATGA
- the iolG gene encoding inositol 2-dehydrogenase, whose protein sequence is MSRVVKIGIIGTGRIGKLHGNNLAFSVPNAKLEAVADVHMNSEMRTWAQGLGVKKIYNDPAQIFNDPEIEAVFICSSSESHADLLIQAAQAKKHIFCEKPIHTDVVKIKEALAAVEQAGVKLQVGFVRRFDHNHKKVRDIVASGRMGKPHIVKVTSRDPEQQPMEYIGTSGGIYADMTIHDFDMVRYLSGSEVTEVTAIGAVNIDERIRQFSDVDTAIVLLKFANGAIGVIDNSRAARYGYDQRVEVHCDKGCVQNSNDLIDTAVISTKEGVFSEKPKWFFLERYHQAFVDEAQAFTNIVLQNTESPVTGYDGLMPVLIAQAAQKSMEEGRTVKLTELVV, encoded by the coding sequence ATGTCAAGAGTGGTAAAAATAGGTATTATCGGGACAGGAAGAATCGGTAAGCTGCATGGCAACAATTTGGCATTTTCAGTGCCGAATGCAAAACTGGAAGCTGTTGCTGATGTGCACATGAATAGTGAGATGCGGACTTGGGCCCAGGGGTTAGGGGTAAAGAAGATTTACAATGATCCGGCCCAGATTTTTAACGATCCGGAGATTGAGGCAGTGTTTATCTGCTCATCTTCAGAGTCTCATGCCGATCTGCTTATTCAGGCGGCTCAAGCCAAAAAGCACATTTTTTGCGAAAAACCAATTCATACCGATGTTGTTAAGATTAAAGAAGCGCTGGCGGCGGTAGAACAAGCCGGGGTTAAATTGCAGGTGGGTTTTGTGCGGCGTTTTGACCATAATCATAAAAAGGTGAGAGATATCGTGGCTTCAGGCCGCATGGGCAAGCCGCACATTGTAAAAGTGACTTCCCGTGACCCTGAACAACAGCCCATGGAATATATCGGCACATCCGGCGGAATATATGCTGATATGACCATTCATGATTTTGATATGGTGCGTTATTTATCCGGCAGTGAAGTAACAGAGGTAACCGCAATCGGCGCAGTTAATATTGACGAACGCATCCGTCAATTCTCCGATGTGGATACCGCAATTGTTCTGCTGAAATTTGCAAACGGGGCAATTGGGGTAATTGACAACAGCCGGGCTGCCCGTTACGGTTACGATCAACGGGTTGAGGTGCATTGCGACAAAGGTTGTGTACAAAATTCCAATGATCTTATTGATACTGCGGTGATTAGTACCAAAGAGGGCGTTTTCAGTGAAAAGCCCAAATGGTTTTTCCTTGAGCGGTATCATCAGGCTTTTGTCGATGAAGCGCAAGCGTTTACCAATATTGTTTTACAGAATACGGAATCCCCCGTTACGGGCTATGACGGACTAATGCCGGTATTAATCGCCCAAGCCGCGCAAAAGTCAATGGAGGAGGGGCGGACAGTCAAGTTAACGGAATTGGTGGTATAA
- a CDS encoding AraC family transcriptional regulator, with protein sequence MIQCFVKREFVSSFSKNSTPKLRYVSRINATYKYPRIMHGHQDLLELLFVRSGTGVYIINEVRYPIQQGDMIICNSGVLHDEAPECNSELNTYCCAIAGLELEGIRKDCLIADDIYPVVPCNEQAAAIEWIMGMMYTELAANKVGGEECCHYLMLALLSKVLQLVEDNKVFHDKKRDEIYLKGEMIKTYIDSRYDEALSLQSISRALNISPYYLAHIFKRTIGYSPMQYITRRRIGEAQTLLINTCYSVTQIASMVGYDNISHFNTMFLKYIGMSPRQYRNTYTNAKQEKR encoded by the coding sequence GAGAGTTTGTTTCTAGTTTTTCCAAAAACAGTACTCCTAAATTGCGTTATGTCTCTCGAATTAATGCAACCTATAAGTATCCGCGGATTATGCATGGGCATCAGGACCTGCTGGAACTGTTGTTTGTGCGCAGCGGCACAGGTGTGTATATCATAAATGAAGTGCGTTATCCCATTCAACAGGGTGACATGATCATTTGCAACAGCGGGGTGCTGCATGATGAGGCGCCTGAATGCAACAGTGAGCTGAATACTTATTGCTGTGCGATCGCCGGATTGGAGCTGGAGGGAATTCGAAAGGACTGCTTAATTGCCGATGACATCTATCCGGTTGTTCCCTGTAACGAACAAGCCGCTGCTATTGAATGGATTATGGGCATGATGTATACCGAGCTTGCGGCAAACAAGGTCGGCGGGGAAGAATGCTGCCATTATTTAATGCTTGCTTTGTTAAGCAAGGTGCTCCAGCTGGTTGAGGACAACAAAGTTTTCCATGACAAAAAGCGGGATGAAATCTATCTAAAAGGAGAAATGATTAAAACTTATATCGACAGCCGGTATGATGAGGCTTTGAGTCTGCAGTCCATCAGCCGCGCTCTGAATATCAGTCCATACTATCTTGCTCATATTTTTAAAAGAACAATCGGTTATTCGCCAATGCAGTATATTACCCGCCGCAGGATTGGAGAGGCCCAGACCCTGCTCATCAATACCTGTTATTCCGTTACGCAGATTGCCTCGATGGTCGGTTATGACAATATCAGCCATTTTAATACGATGTTTTTGAAATATATCGGAATGTCGCCGCGTCAATACCGCAATACCTATACCAACGCGAAACAGGAAAAGCGATAG
- a CDS encoding sugar porter family MFS transporter produces MDNQNPLGSNVKQQEVQTPNESKRTPKAYLRMIALISTFGGLLFGYDTGVVNGALLFMAQPDQLNLTPFKEGLVASSLLFGAALGAVLGGRLSDRFGRRKNILYLACVFFFAALGCALAPTSDIMIVFRFILGLAVGGASVTVPTYLAEMSPAENRGRVVTQNELMIVTGQFLAFLMNAILGNIYGDTGHIWRWMLAIASIPAVVLWLGMLVLPESPRWLVVQGKFGEALNVLKRVREEERAAAELKEIQEVVDAEAHLEKASAKEFAVTPWIRRLLFIGIGVGIIQQITGVNAINYYGTQILKEAGFSMQAALIANTANGVISVTATLVGMWLLGKLGRRTIFLIGLTMTTITQCFIGVFSMTLSDQPFFPYLILSMTVTFMAFQQGCSAPITWLIMSEIFPLRLRGIGMGTVVFFSWIANFTVGLCFPVFLHGIGLSQTFFIFAFGGLMAIFFVAKWLPETKGRTLEQLEHCFRNYKTIDCRKL; encoded by the coding sequence ATGGATAACCAGAATCCCTTGGGGTCCAATGTTAAGCAGCAGGAGGTACAAACACCAAACGAAAGTAAACGTACGCCGAAAGCATATCTGAGGATGATTGCCCTTATCTCGACATTCGGAGGATTACTGTTTGGTTATGACACAGGTGTTGTTAATGGCGCTTTGCTTTTTATGGCGCAGCCGGACCAATTGAATCTTACGCCTTTCAAGGAAGGACTTGTTGCAAGCTCGCTTCTTTTTGGCGCAGCTCTGGGGGCTGTTCTAGGAGGGCGTCTGTCTGATCGATTCGGCAGAAGGAAAAATATTCTTTATTTGGCATGTGTGTTTTTCTTTGCGGCGCTTGGATGCGCACTCGCGCCGACTTCAGATATTATGATTGTGTTTCGTTTTATTCTTGGTTTGGCCGTGGGCGGCGCATCTGTTACAGTGCCGACATACCTGGCGGAAATGTCTCCCGCAGAGAATAGAGGCCGTGTAGTTACACAAAATGAACTGATGATTGTAACCGGGCAGTTTTTGGCCTTTCTAATGAATGCGATCCTGGGAAATATTTATGGGGATACCGGCCATATTTGGCGCTGGATGCTGGCTATTGCCTCAATACCGGCTGTAGTTTTATGGCTGGGGATGCTGGTGTTGCCGGAAAGCCCCCGTTGGCTGGTAGTACAAGGAAAGTTTGGCGAAGCCCTAAATGTGCTAAAGCGGGTACGGGAAGAAGAGCGTGCAGCTGCTGAATTGAAAGAAATTCAAGAAGTTGTCGATGCTGAAGCGCATTTGGAAAAAGCCAGTGCTAAGGAGTTTGCGGTAACGCCCTGGATTCGGCGGCTGTTGTTTATTGGAATTGGGGTTGGCATTATTCAGCAGATTACGGGTGTAAATGCCATTAATTATTATGGAACGCAGATTCTGAAAGAGGCCGGCTTTAGCATGCAGGCTGCGTTGATTGCCAATACGGCAAATGGCGTTATTTCAGTAACGGCGACTTTAGTGGGCATGTGGTTATTGGGGAAACTTGGTCGACGGACTATTTTTCTTATTGGGCTTACCATGACTACCATTACGCAGTGCTTTATTGGTGTTTTTTCAATGACTTTGTCTGATCAACCGTTTTTTCCTTATCTGATTCTGTCGATGACAGTAACGTTTATGGCTTTCCAACAAGGGTGCAGTGCACCGATTACCTGGCTTATCATGTCTGAAATATTTCCGCTGCGCCTGAGAGGAATTGGGATGGGGACCGTCGTATTTTTTTCGTGGATAGCCAATTTTACCGTCGGGTTATGTTTCCCGGTCTTTCTGCATGGCATTGGTTTATCGCAAACTTTCTTTATATTCGCATTTGGCGGTTTAATGGCAATTTTCTTTGTAGCCAAGTGGCTGCCGGAGACCAAAGGACGTACGCTTGAACAATTGGAGCATTGTTTCAGAAATTATAAAACTATAGATTGCAGAAAATTATAA